A single genomic interval of Saccharothrix saharensis harbors:
- a CDS encoding tetratricopeptide repeat protein gives MEAPVTGAVVQAGAIHGDVHVHGRQAGRLPFRFGVVPPVVDGYQLREVDLAAPVLVLSGMGGVGKTQLAAGIARDAWTSGGIDVLVWVTASSRQSIASDFAWCARQLTGLDDGDPERAAGHFLNWLGDTAANWLVVVDDLRAPGDLNGLWPPPSTSGRVVVTTRRRDAALAGPGRRRVDVEVFTAAESAAFLRARLTDHRGLAVGADRLAEVLGHLPLALAQATAYLVDRRITCDEYLTRFTERHRPLVALSPEPDSLPDQHRGTTAAVWGLSVELADRLQPTGLATPMLRFVSLLSPHAIPIDVFAAPALFAYLEAVVGRPVGAEEPRDALHCLHRLSLITCGPDDSGVRVHTLIQRVTRDEFASDDVGTLARVAADALVWACPRGQSNAPLPRPLRDNIDVLLSHVEETLSRPRFHHILVKKGNDLGYSGYPGAAHGFLARLHGAAARRFGVLHHDTLILGYLSAYWQAQGMRPADAAALLRSTADRLARVQGGTSPFALTARRDIAYHEGRAGHHRRAVALLEDVLPHIRAVFGERSTTALLTMSSLAFWLGEAGRTRAAMSIMRDYFDILEESLGTEHPDVLTARQNLGLLLSDTGDHTAAIALLTGVRDDQTRILGADHPDTLRTRHNLAVTLAHGGDPHGAAREFRALHLDEVRLHGPDHPDSRSVLREAVRWTWAANLASEW, from the coding sequence GTGGAGGCACCTGTCACGGGGGCCGTCGTGCAGGCGGGAGCCATCCATGGCGACGTGCACGTGCACGGCCGACAAGCGGGACGGCTGCCGTTCCGCTTCGGGGTGGTACCCCCGGTCGTCGACGGGTACCAGCTCCGCGAGGTGGACCTCGCCGCTCCGGTGCTCGTGCTGTCCGGCATGGGCGGGGTGGGCAAGACGCAACTGGCCGCGGGGATCGCCCGTGACGCGTGGACATCGGGCGGGATCGACGTCCTGGTGTGGGTCACCGCGTCGTCGCGGCAGTCGATCGCCTCGGACTTCGCATGGTGCGCCCGGCAGCTGACCGGACTCGACGACGGCGATCCGGAACGGGCTGCCGGCCACTTCCTGAACTGGCTCGGCGACACCGCGGCGAACTGGCTCGTCGTGGTGGACGACCTGCGTGCACCCGGTGACCTCAACGGGTTGTGGCCACCACCTTCGACCTCCGGCCGGGTCGTGGTGACCACCCGGCGGCGTGATGCGGCGCTCGCGGGGCCCGGACGGCGACGCGTCGACGTGGAGGTGTTCACCGCGGCCGAGTCCGCCGCCTTCCTGCGGGCCCGCCTCACCGATCACCGCGGGCTCGCGGTCGGGGCGGACCGGCTGGCGGAAGTCCTGGGGCACCTCCCCCTCGCCCTCGCCCAGGCGACCGCGTACCTGGTGGACCGCCGGATCACGTGTGACGAGTACCTGACCCGGTTCACCGAACGCCACCGCCCGCTGGTGGCGTTGTCGCCCGAACCGGACTCGCTGCCCGACCAGCATCGCGGCACGACGGCCGCGGTGTGGGGCTTGTCGGTGGAGCTGGCCGACCGCCTTCAGCCGACGGGGCTGGCCACGCCGATGCTGCGGTTCGTCAGCCTGCTCAGCCCGCACGCCATCCCGATCGACGTTTTCGCCGCGCCTGCCCTGTTCGCCTACCTCGAGGCGGTCGTCGGACGGCCCGTGGGCGCCGAGGAGCCGCGCGACGCACTGCACTGCCTGCACCGCCTGAGCTTGATCACCTGCGGCCCGGACGACTCCGGGGTGCGGGTGCACACCCTGATCCAGCGCGTCACCCGGGACGAGTTCGCCTCCGACGACGTCGGGACGCTGGCACGAGTGGCGGCGGACGCCCTGGTGTGGGCCTGCCCGAGGGGGCAGTCGAACGCGCCCCTGCCCCGTCCGTTGCGTGACAACATCGACGTCCTGCTGTCGCACGTCGAGGAAACCCTGTCCCGACCCCGGTTCCACCACATCCTGGTCAAGAAGGGGAACGACCTCGGCTACTCGGGCTACCCGGGCGCGGCGCACGGGTTCTTGGCCCGATTGCACGGCGCCGCGGCACGGCGTTTCGGCGTACTGCACCACGACACCTTGATCCTGGGCTACCTGAGCGCGTACTGGCAGGCACAGGGCATGCGGCCGGCCGACGCGGCCGCTCTGCTGCGGTCCACCGCCGACCGGCTGGCGCGGGTCCAAGGGGGAACCTCCCCGTTCGCCCTGACGGCACGTCGTGACATCGCCTACCACGAGGGCCGAGCGGGGCACCACCGTCGCGCCGTCGCCCTGCTCGAGGACGTCCTACCGCACATCCGGGCCGTCTTCGGCGAGCGGAGCACGACAGCCTTGCTCACGATGTCGAGCCTCGCCTTCTGGCTGGGGGAAGCCGGGCGCACCCGCGCCGCGATGTCGATCATGCGCGACTACTTCGACATCCTGGAGGAATCGCTCGGCACCGAACACCCGGATGTGCTCACCGCGCGGCAGAACCTCGGACTGCTGCTCAGCGACACGGGGGACCACACGGCCGCGATCGCCCTGCTGACCGGTGTCCGCGACGATCAGACCCGCATCCTCGGAGCCGACCACCCCGATACCCTCAGAACCCGCCACAACCTCGCCGTCACCCTCGCCCACGGCGGCGACCCGCACGGCGCAGCCCGCGAGTTCCGCGCCCTCCACCTCGACGAAGTCCGCCTCCACGGACCGGATCACCCCGACAGCCGGTCAGTCCTCCGGGAAGCGGTCCGGTGGACCTGGGCGGCCAACCTCGCGTCGGAGTGGTGA
- a CDS encoding cellulose binding domain-containing protein: protein MQLRRALPVVLASLSGVIAPTTAAASAAEVGSTPALAAVGCQFQHTGTDFGFGFTAVLKVTNTGSDPATDWWVEFDLPAGVVIETTHSARFSPARSGHIQANAPAWLPTLAPGASANVGFNGSKPVGTALVASNVTLNDVPCTG, encoded by the coding sequence ATGCAGCTCAGACGCGCCTTACCGGTTGTCCTGGCAAGTTTGTCCGGCGTGATCGCCCCGACCACCGCGGCTGCCTCGGCGGCGGAGGTCGGCTCCACACCTGCGCTGGCAGCCGTGGGATGCCAGTTCCAGCACACGGGTACGGACTTCGGCTTCGGCTTCACGGCCGTGCTCAAGGTGACGAACACGGGGTCGGATCCGGCAACCGACTGGTGGGTCGAGTTCGACCTGCCGGCCGGCGTCGTCATCGAGACCACCCACAGCGCCCGCTTCTCTCCCGCTCGCAGCGGCCACATCCAGGCCAACGCACCCGCCTGGCTCCCGACCCTGGCCCCGGGAGCGTCCGCGAACGTCGGGTTCAACGGGAGCAAACCCGTCGGGACCGCTCTCGTCGCCTCCAACGTCACCCTCAACGACGTGCCGTGCACCGGCTGA
- a CDS encoding LysR family transcriptional regulator, with protein sequence MVELRHLRYFLAVVEEKSFTRAAVRLHVSQPTLSQQIRALERSIGHPLFDRLPGGPRLTPAGHVLVEPADRAIMIVADGVRSARESALAATGDLRVGMIYAAAGALTQSVLSAFAAAFPDVRLHFRGELPVARAYTALARDEVDVAFTRLPLDPARHAWHVLYRERRVVVAHESNPLSDARTVSLSDVLPLPILSARPSRTPPEVEEHWLLNDFRNGTAPERYVTDAWTVPEIAQTLVHNPAVIAMCSEIARSRPPIPDAPLLFIDLPEAGLSEAVIARRESDRRPHVTAFCDVAVAVARGLPEATPA encoded by the coding sequence ATGGTCGAACTGCGTCACCTCCGGTACTTCCTGGCGGTCGTCGAGGAGAAGAGCTTCACCCGGGCCGCCGTCCGGCTGCACGTCAGCCAACCCACGCTCAGCCAGCAGATCCGTGCCTTGGAGCGGTCCATCGGGCACCCGTTGTTCGACCGGCTGCCGGGCGGCCCTCGGCTGACACCGGCCGGGCACGTGCTCGTCGAGCCCGCCGATCGGGCGATCATGATCGTCGCTGACGGCGTCCGCTCCGCGCGGGAGTCCGCGCTGGCCGCGACCGGGGACCTTCGCGTGGGCATGATCTACGCCGCGGCGGGGGCGCTGACCCAGTCCGTGCTGAGCGCCTTCGCCGCGGCGTTCCCGGACGTGCGCCTGCACTTCCGCGGGGAACTGCCGGTCGCCCGCGCCTACACCGCCCTGGCACGGGACGAGGTGGACGTGGCGTTCACGCGTCTGCCGCTGGATCCCGCGCGGCACGCGTGGCACGTGCTCTACCGGGAACGCCGGGTGGTGGTCGCGCACGAGAGCAACCCGCTGTCCGACGCCCGGACGGTCTCGCTGTCCGACGTCCTGCCCCTGCCCATCCTGTCCGCCCGCCCGTCGCGGACACCGCCGGAGGTGGAGGAGCACTGGCTGCTCAACGACTTCCGCAACGGCACCGCGCCCGAACGGTACGTCACCGATGCGTGGACGGTGCCCGAGATCGCGCAGACCCTCGTGCACAACCCCGCGGTGATCGCGATGTGTTCGGAGATCGCGAGGAGCCGCCCCCCGATCCCGGACGCGCCCCTGCTGTTCATCGACCTGCCGGAGGCCGGCCTGAGCGAAGCGGTCATCGCCCGCCGCGAGAGCGACCGCAGGCCGCACGTGACGGCATTCTGCGACGTGGCGGTCGCGGTCGCGCGAGGCCTGCCGGAAGCCACTCCGGCGTAA